One window of the Podospora pseudocomata strain CBS 415.72m chromosome 7, whole genome shotgun sequence genome contains the following:
- the CLU1 gene encoding Intracellular distribution of mitochondria (EggNog:ENOG503NVWU; COG:S; BUSCO:EOG09261OXV) produces MADATSTTAAAAPPKEPVADEQNVEKPAETQTEEVVEEEEEEQLEDAPFIVKIVLPHDDKTFELPVSPLEQIHEIRQSIIEHPIAVQYSCFHLEHNGQRINDFINVSDVEGLANNSELHVVEDPYSEKEARIHFIRVRELIGAAGDRTDTVQGILSGASVFDDVVAEADKQAGAEVAVQEYNFEAGVSPSILLPKEHEAAPKTVKLITLSSWNPPPAPLRQKGHLLYLTITTNEGEQFQVTSHAGGFYVNNSSNSKFDPSPKQDKKAGVISAHSLYTLLEKLSPSFAESYEAFQKFANRKDPLATFQIGNTVPSAPWLVPSTSSPLVAHIADPTRSQETFLLGGAENTDSLRDWNEEFQSARELPKDTIQDRVFRERLIAKLHADYNDAAARGAVLVARGEVAPLNPTEGRDAQIFVYNNVFFSFGADGVGTFTSEGGDEAAKVATGKDVFGVKLVNQLDIDGLYTPGTVVVDYLGKRIVGQSIVPGIFKQPEPGENQIHYGAVDGKDVVAADEAFAPGFATLASYLRVKKHAVWDKENKRHDLEASVEMKGLLGTDGRKYVLDLYRITPLDIQWMEEASPEGAEYPHRMTVLRPELVESLSKQKAREYLSAEVSKRDSKKTKEVKEETKEEAKEETKEETKEETKEETKEETKEEIKEEEEKEREAKEEGAEEAEEKKEEEKTDRIDMSGFKFALNPDVFSGQVPQTDEEKEEMTKDEQDVRDACKYLTETVIPTLLRDLKESDISFPMDGRSLSALLHRRGINMRYLGKLAQKSVPETTDKEEKVDGDRLKCFREVCVREMIARAFKHIAAKYLKSLPLSLTSACFAHLYNCLLGFGLNPKPEAEIDEAYRALFSDADLAFEKVTPESLREEVQHEVARRFRYTLAENWYTEARPVQLLRETALKLGLQLQASKFHFTQSEADAAAAAAAPAPAPVQTNGQAAAESTGSKKKKGKKARDASPSSIVSTTVPHTFSPDDFVNVVPLIKDSCPRSALAEEALEAGRLSIYQGQKKIGEDLLLESLSLHEQIYGLVHPEVAQMYHTLSQMYFNLDQKDAAVELARKAVIVSERTLGIDSAETVLNYLNLSLFLHQRGDSKIALVYARHALDVWKLIYGPDHPDTITTINNYAVMLQSIRAYTESRRWFEESLRVCDQVFGRNSINSATLLFQLAQALALDQDAKAAVDRMKESYSIFKALLGADDKNTKEAEHWLTQLTHNAVSIARQTKELAAKRARAGYKFTSSGVGVGSVTGAPAQLPGARGAAPSTKDSRNIDELMKYIEGGDKKTKGGSGGGKKRPGKANPKRRGGASGTA; encoded by the exons ATCGTTCTTCCCCACGACGATAAGACCTTTGAACTCCCG GTGTCACCATTGGAACAAATCCACGAAATCAGACAATCGATCATTGAACACCCGATTGCTGTACAATACTCGTGTTTCCACCTCGAGCACAATGGGCAGCGCATCAACGACTTCATCAACGTTTCCGATGTTGAGGGCCTCGCCAACAATTCAGAGTTGCATGTGGTGGAGGACCCATACAGCGAAAAGGAGGCCAGAATTCACTTCATCAGGGTCAGGGAGTTGATTGGCGCCGCCGGGGACCGTACCGACACGGTACAGGGCATCCTGTCGGGTGCTTCGGTCTTTGACGATGTGGTAGCCGAGGCTGACAAGCAGGCCGGGGCCGAGGTCGCTGTCCAGGAGTACAACTTCGAGGCGGGCGTGAGCCCCTCTATTTTGCTTCCCAAGGAGCACGAGGCTGCGCCAAAGACTGTCAAGCTGATCACCTTGTCCTCATGgaaccctcctcctgcgcctCTCAGGCAAAAGGGCCACTTGCTCTACCTGACCATCACAACAAACGAGGGCGAGCAGTTCCAGGTTACCTCCCACGCCGGTGGTTTCTATGTCAACAACTCTTCCAACAGCAAGTTCGACCCATCACCGAAGcaggacaagaaggctggTGTTATTTCGGCCCACTCCTTGTACACtcttctcgagaagctctCACCATCGTTTGCTGAAAGCTACGAGGCCTTCCAGAAGTTTGCTAATCGCAAGGATCCCCTCGCCACTTTCCAGATCGGCAACACTGTGCCATCCGCCCCATGGCTCGtgccatccacctcctcacctttGGTTGCTCACATTGCCGACCCTACGAGATCACAGGagaccttcctcctcggtggtgCCGAGAACACCGACTCGCTCCGTGACTGGAACGAGGAGTTTCAATCTGCCAGAGAATTGCCCAAGGATACCATCCAGGACCGTGTCTTCAGAGAGCGACTTATCGCAAAACTCCACGCTGATTACAACGACGCTGCTGCTCGCGGCGCCGTTCTCGTTGCTCGTGGCGAGGTTGCTCCTCTCAACCCTACCGAGGGCCGGGATGCGCAGATTTTTGTCTACAACAacgtcttcttctcgttCGGAGCTGACGGCGTCGGCACCTTCACCagcgagggcggcgacgaggctgccaaggTTGCTACTGGCAAGGACGTTTTCGGTGTGAAGCTCGTGAACCAGCTCGACATTGACGGTCTTTACACTCCTGGCACCGTTGTCGTTGACTACCTTGGCAAGCGGATTGTCGGTCAGAGCATAGTACCTGGCATCTTTAAGCAGCCCGAGCCTGGTGAGAACCAGATTCACTacggtgctgttgatggcAAGGATGTCGTTGCTGCCGATGAGGCCTTTGCCCCCGGCTTTGCGACGCTTGCTAGCTATCTGCGGGTCAAGAAGCACGCCGTTTGGGACAAAGAGAACAAGCGCCATGATCTCGAAGCCAGTGTTGAGATGAAGGGCCTTCTTGGAACCGACGGTCGCAAGTACGTCCTTGACTTGTACCGCATCACCCCCTTGGATATCCagtggatggaggaggccagCCCCGAGGGTGCTGAGTACCCCCACCGCATGACTGTCCTCCGTCCTGAGCTCGTTGAATCTTTGAGCAAGCAGAAGGCCCGCGAGTATCTCAGTGCTGAGGTCAGCAAGCGTGACTCTaagaagaccaaggaggttaaggaggagaccaaggaggaggccaaggaggagaccaaggaggagaccaaggaggagaccaaggaggagaccaaggaggagaccaaggaggagatcaaggaggaggaggagaaggagagagaagccaaggaggagggtgccgaggaggccgaggagaagaaggaggaggagaagactGATAGGATAGACATGTCTGGCTTCAAGTTTGCCCTGAACCCCGATGTCTTCAGCGGCCAGGTCCCCCAgaccgacgaggagaaggaggagatgaccAAGGACGAGCAAGACGTCCGTGATGCTTGCAAGTATCTCACCGAAACCGTCATCCCCACTCTCTTGCGCGACCTCAAGGAGTCAGATATCAGCTTCCCCATGGATGGTCGCTCTTTGAGcgctctcctccaccgccgcggTATCAACATGCGCTACCTTGGCAAATTAGCCCAGAAGAGCGTTCCGGAGACGACcgacaaggaggagaaggttgatGGCGATCGTCTCAAGTGCTTCCGCGAGGTCTGTGTGCGCGAGATGATCGCCAGAGCGTTCAAGCACATCGCTGCCAAGTACCTCAAGAGCCTGCCCTTGTCGCTGACCTCGGCCTGCTTCGCCCACCTTTACAATTGCCTTCTCGGCTTTGGTCTCAACCCCAAGCCCGAGGCTGAGATCGACGAGGCCTACCGCGCCCTTTTCAGCGATGCTGATCTTGCCTTTGAGAAGGTTACTCCTGAGAGTCTCAGGGAGGAGGTCCAGCACGAAGTGGCTCGCCGCTTCAGATACACTCTGGCCGAgaactggtacaccgagGCCAGGCCCGTGCAGCTGCTCCGTGAGACTGCCCTGAAGCTCGGTCTTCAGCTTCAGGCCTCCAAGTTCCACTTCACCCAGTCTGAGGCTgatgccgccgctgctgctgctgcgccggcGCCTGCGCCAGTCCAGACTAACGGCCAAGCTGCCGCTGAGTCTACCggcagcaagaagaagaagggcaagaaggctCGTGATGCTTCCCCATCCAGCATTGTCTCGACCACGGTCCCGCACACCTTCAGCCCGGATGACTTTGTCAACGTGGTGCCCCTCATCAAGGACTCTTGCCCCAGGAGCGCCTTGGCCGAAGAGGCTCTCGAGGCTGGCCGTCTATCTATTTACCAAGGTCAAAAGAAGATCGGCGAGGACCTCCTTCTTGagtccctctctctccatgAGCAAATCTATGGCCTCGTCCATCCCGAGGTTGCTCAGATGTACCACACCCTTTCTCAGATGTATTTCAACCTAGACCAGAAGGATGCGGCCGTCGAGCTTGCCAGAAAGGCTGTCATTGTGAGCGAGCGGACGCTTGGCATCGACTCGGCCGAGACGGTGTTGAACTACCTCAACTTGagtctcttcctccaccagcgtGGCGACAGCAAGATTGCTCTCGTGTACGCCAGGCACGCGCTTGACGTGTGGAAGTTGATTTATGGACCGGACCACCCAGACACCATCACGACGATCAACAACTACGCGGTGATGCTGCAGAGCATCAGGGCCTACACTGAGTCTCGCCGGTGGTTTGAGGAGTCTCTCCGGGTCTGCGATCAGGTCTTTGGCAGAAACTCGATCAACTCTGCCActcttcttttccagctcgCCCAGGCTCTTGCCCTCGACCAGGACGCGAAGGCTGCTGTTGACCGCATGAAGGAAAGCTACAGCATCTTCAAGGCCCTCTTGGGTGCGGACGACAAGAACaccaaggaggccgagcacTGGCTTACGCAGTTGACACACAATGCTGTGTCTATTGCCAGGCAGACGAAGGAACTTGCGGCCAAGAGGGCGCGTGCCGGCTACAAGTTCACCTCGAGCGGCGTCGGCGTGGGTTCGGTCACTGGTGCGCCCGCGCAGCTTCCTGGCGCCAGAGGAGCTGCTCCTAGTACCAAGGATAGTCGTAACATCGATGAGCTTATGAAGTACATTGAGGGCGGTgacaagaagaccaagggcgggagcggtggtggcaagAAGCGCCCTGGTAAGGCCAACCCCAAGAGACGGGGTGGCGCTTCCGGGACTGCTTGA
- the FKH2 gene encoding transcription factor (EggNog:ENOG503NTY1; COG:K), protein MPSPRAQRARRETRSEAVVEHSSPSRPSKRRKKNDDVAEAPDAAVEPADEGDSSHVADQSTTPLTDEELITKVSRSLHASAQPNQLVQASRDHSNLLHENNNEGVQAYAKLAASDWTYFIRQLKVNIGRCPDPPAAPAPAPAPADSQGSSAPPVADDNAVHVDLGPSKMISRLHAVIYFDGDQEAWRLTVKGRNALKVDGIPWRNGQSGVLKSGEVIEIGGVEMMFVLPVELSPLAIHKQYLERAGIGKPEPAAAPVRPVRHPLPSGDGLHSSSPNKSSRGHGAQKTLAPAPPDYKRPGTPPSIRRVGLGVKGPNVDSTPGPILMTNSDVDLSLDENAHIKPQYSYAQLITQAIISTPDHKCTLAGIYHFITTKYAYYRHQPAGGWQNSIRHNLSLHKAFEKVARHSDEPGKGMKWQLVAENREEMIKQTWRVGRGGHRGASSNPSSPSSAQLNYITSGPRDMAAARDPISSARKRKVSPSGSPQPRTVLRTTEAAAHSTPVRATRKPLPDEPGKDLDGSPLPRAARKPAASSALGMVENAPGSPTLTSSYDANEDHLSQFVTPAPPRVHPRLAPPSTAQRPSQHMPTSSPAPFWRYADFGSTPLKAPAGFEVGSPTKGGPVGGLGGDVKGEQQVASSPPPVVQSRRERSKSPVGGVPPQSPTRRGGSVGAVVAPGGLEDEEGEVGVGMPEEEGFDLTKGFQSISSFHATVVKPGSNGESQSQSQGTNANGDPETQESV, encoded by the exons ATGCCTTCACCCCGCGCACAACGCGCCCGCAGAGAGACTCGCAGCGAGGCTGTCGTCGAGCACTCTTCCCCGTCGCGCCCGTCGAAGCGTCGTAAAAAG AATGACGACGTCGCCGAAGCTCCCGATGCGGCTGTCGAGCCTGCCGACGAGGGTGATTCCTCGCATGTCGCCGACCAATCGACTACGCCCTTGACGGACGAGGAACTTATAACAAAGGTGTCCCGTAGTCTGCACGCGTCCGCGCAGCCGAACCAGCTCGTCCAGGCCAGCAGGGATCATTCAAACCTGCTTCACGAGAACAATAACGAGGGTGTTCAGGCCTATGCAAAGCTTGCCGCCTCGGATTGGACTTATTTCATCAGGCAGCTCAAGGTCAATATTGGACGCTGTCCCGACCCTCCGGCCGCACCTGCTCCTGCGCCAGCGCCGGCCGACTCTCAGGGGAGCTCGGCTCCGCCTGTCGCTGACGACAATGCCGTTCACGTCGATCTCGGACCTAGTAAGATGATTTCGAGGCTGCACGCCGTCATCTACTTTGATGGGGACCAGGAGGCGTGGCGCCTGACGGTCAAAGGTCGCAATGCGCTCAAGGTCGATGGCATCCCTTGGAGGAATGGGCAATCTGGCGTTTTGAAGAGCGGTGAGGTTATCGAGATTGGCGGGGTCGAGATGATGTTTGTCCTCCCTGTTGAGCTTAGCCCGCTCGCCATACACAAACAGTACCTGGAGCGCGCGGGAATCGGGAAGCCGGAACCAGCTGCCGCTCCCGTCCGGCCGGTCCGCCATCCGCTTCCCTCGGGTGATGGCCTTCACTCGAGCTCACCCAACAAGTCATCTCGAGGTCATGGTGCCCAAAAGACGCTGGCGCCTGCGCCTCCCGACTACAAGCGACCGGGTACGCCCCCCTCGATTCGTCGTGTAGGGTTGGGCGTCAAGGGGCCGAATGTTGATTCCACTCCCGGGCCTATCTTGATGACCAACTCGGATGTCGATCTGAGCCTCGATGAAAATGCGCACATCAAGCCCCAATACAGCTACGCTCAGCTAATCACACAGGCCATCATTTCCACGCCCGATCACAAATGCACACTGGCGGGGATTTACCACTTTATCACTACCAAGTATGCCTACtaccgccatcaaccagctGGTGGCTGGCAGAACTCCATCCGTCACAATCTTTCCCTACACAAAGCGTTTGAAAAGGTGGCAAGGCACTCTGATGAGCCGGGCAAGGGCATGAAGTGGCAGCTGGTGGCCGAGAACCGCGAAGAAATGATCAAGCAAACCTGGCGTGTCGGTCGAGGCGGCCACCGCGGGGCGTCTAGTAATCCGTCCTCACCATCGTCGGCCCAGTTGAACTACATCACCTCGGGACCGCGCGACATGGCCGCAGCCAGGGATCCCATCTCTTCTGCCCGAAAGAGAAAGGTTTCCCCTTCTGGTTCCCCGCAACCCCGGACGGTTCTACGCACCACCGAAGCAGCGGCTCACTCCACACCCGTCCGAGCGACCAGGAAACCCCTCCCTGACGAGCCGGGAAAAGATCTTGACGGCAGCCCGTTGCCCcgggcggcgaggaagccgGCGGCTTCGAGCGCTCTGGGCATGGTGGAGAATGCTCCCGGTTCGCCGACGCTGACGTCGAGCTACGACGCGAACGAGGATCACTTGTCGCAGTTTGTCACGCCTGCCCCGCCGAGGGTGCACCCGAGGCTGGCGCCGCCGAGCACGGCGCAGAGGCCGAGTCAGCACATGCCTACTAGTTCGCCGGCGCCGTTTTGGAGGTATGCTGATTTTGGGAGCACACCGCTGAAGGCACCGGCGGGGTTTGAGGTGGGCAGTCCGACAAAGGGGGGTccggtggggggtttggggggggatgtGAAGGGGGAGCAGCAGGTGGCTAGCAGTCCACCGCCGGTTGTGcagtcgaggagggagaggagcaaGAGCCCGGTGGGGGGTGTGCCGCCGCAGAGTCCGACGAGACGAGGGGGCAGTGTGGGTGCTGTCGTCGCGcctggggggttggaggatgaggaaggggaggtgggggttgggatgccggaggaggaggggtttgatTTGACGAA GGGGTTCCAAAGCATTAGCAGTTTCCACGCCACGGTCGTCAAGCCTGGTTCCAATGGGGAGTCGCAGTCGCAGTCTCAGGGGACGAATGCCAATGGAGATCCTGAGACGCAGGAGAGTGTTTGA
- a CDS encoding hypothetical protein (COG:S; EggNog:ENOG503P47B) — translation MWPSSPPGPPPQAHSHAIVNPLRDEEQQALPPPSYYSSVLQPAGGNNNQQEQPPPVDNKELETQPPRIGDRAPSLGQSITFPTDKPLLVVFLRYCGCPFAEQAFTNLTTFSTTHPSITCIAITQSPPSESDTWIISLGGLWSISTVIPDPSLSLYHSWGLHQNRSWYDWFVENLKVPITKPVNVTNLEHKPHGRYEGENKWQQGGAFGIDQDGFVRWAWVGRKVDEVVDFERGGVVEALLGREKQKKKKGGEGGDNKDEGGGNGQLM, via the exons ATGtggccctcctctccaccaggCCCTCCCCCACAGGCACACTCACACGCTATAGTCAACCCCCTTCGCGACGAGGAACAGCAAGCACTGCCCCCGCCGTCGTATTACTCTTCTGTTCTCCAGCCTGCCGGGGgtaacaacaaccaacaggagcagccaccaccagtGGACAACAAAGAACTAGaaacacaacccccaaggaTAGGAGACCGAGCCCCGAGCCTAGGGCAAAGTATCACCTTCCCAACAGACAAACCCCTCCTGGTAGTCTTCCTTCGATACTGCGGATGTCCAT TCGCAGAACAAGctttcaccaacctcaccaccttttccaccacccacccctccatcacctgtATAGCAATCACCcaatcccccccctccgaaTCCGACACCTGGatcatctccctcggcgGCCTCTGGTCCATCTCCACCGTCATCCCCGACCCGTCTTTGTCACTCTACCATTCCTGGGGATTACACCAAAACAGGTCATGGTACGACTGGTTTGTGGAGAACCTCAAAGttcccatcaccaagccGGTGAATGTCACCAATCTGGAGCATAAGCCTCATGGGAGGTACGAAGGAGAGAATAAATGGCAGCAGGGGGGCGCGTTTGGGATTGACCAGGATGGGTTTGTGAGGTGGGCTTGGGTAGGGAGGaaggtggatgaggttgtggaTTTTGAAAggggcggggtggtggaggcgcttttggggagggagaaacagaagaagaagaaggggggagaggggggggacaataaagatgaggggggtgggaatggaCAGCTGATGTAG
- a CDS encoding hypothetical protein (COG:G; EggNog:ENOG503NU40), with protein sequence MTSSLAAIPDRGHPAGDSQRQQTSTPTNQSAKGKEQAKLSRTGNPSSGGNDRQPVFDTDSLNEQSPLLSPSSGSGEDDGFIRAQALDNGEDDHQATKSVWYLILLTISIGGLQIAWSVEMSNGSPYLLSLGLSKSLMALVWIAGPLSGTLVQPYVGMLSDNCRLSWGKRKPFMLGGAAATIISLMFLAWTKDIVGGFFGVFGADPESAFVKNSIIVIAVLWVYILDFAINTVQAAIRAFIVDCAPSHQQEVANAMASRFVGIGNIAGYLAGYTDLPSVLWFLGDTQFKDLCAIASIALGVTVVATCIFIRERDPRLEGPPIKDKPGVLAFFNKIFTSIQRLPPQTRKVCEVQFCAWIGFFPMLFYTSSYIGEIYAEPYLEANPNMTPEELDRLYEDATREGTFALLIFAITSLATNVFLPFFIAPTYTTQPGSAVVSPDEGGPSSLKDYDEEKSWLDYLVIPGFTLRRAWMLAQILFTCSMLCTVFVRTVTAATVLIGLVGITWALTLWAPWAIISAEISRRDEERRQQRAQRMLSPTRGMDGYNSDEARELESGEDAEAADQAGVILGIHNMAIAAPQIIATLLSSVIFQIFQKPRGEPGDHSIAIVLALGGITVLISAFFIHRIRDDPDVPADIMSAVEDGDAPSRPGTARSRTRSHEQLPRASLERATLVRNKSFGGMEY encoded by the exons ATGACGTCGTCGTTAGCAGCAATTCCAGATCGGGGCCACCCCGCAGGCGACAGCCAACGCCAAcagacatcaacacccacgAATCAATCGGCCAAGGGCAAAGAACAGGCGAAATTATCAAGGACAGGCAACCCATCATCAGGTGGAAATGACCGTCAGCCAGTATTCGACACGGACAGTCTGAACGAGCAGTCGCCGCTgctctctccctcctccggctcggGTGAAGACGATGGCTTCATCCGCGCCCAAGCGCTCGATAACGGCGAGGATGACCACCAGGCGACTAAGAGTGTCTGGTATCTCATCCTCTTGACTATTAGTATCGGTGGCTTGCAGATCGCATGGTCGGTTGAGATGTCCAATGGCTCTCCTTACCTGCTCTCGCTCGGTCTGAGCAAGTCGTTGATGGCACTGGTCTGGATTGCCGGGCCGTTGTCGGGGACATTGGTGCAACCATATGTTGGCATGCTGAGCGACAATTGTCGTCTGAGCTGGGGCAAGCGCAAGCCATTCATGCTCGGAggggctgctgccaccatcaTATCGTTGATGTTCCTTGCCTGGACCAAAGACATCGTTGGGGGCTTCTTTGGCGTATTCGGAGCAGACCCAGAGTCGGCATTTGTGAAGAACTCCATTATCGTTATTGCAGTTTTGTGGGTGTATATTTTGGACTTTGCAATTAATACAG TGCAAGCCGCGATTCGAGCGTTTATTGTCGACTGCGCACCCTCTCATCAGCAAG AGGTTGCGAATGCCATGGCAAGCAGGTTTGTCGGTATTGGAAACATTGCAGGCTACCTCGCTGGCTATACCGATCTGCCCAGTGTGCTCTGGTTTTTGGGTGATACCCAATTCAAGGACCTTTGCGCCATCGCGAGTATTGCGCTGGGAGTGACGGTTGTCGCTACCTGCATTTTTATCCGCGAACGAGATCCCCGACTCGAGGGGCCTCccatcaaggacaagcctggcgtcctcgccttcttcaacaagatcTTCACCTCCATTCAACGGCTACCGCCCCAGACCAGAAAAGTCTGCGAAGTCCAATTCTGCGCATGGATTGGCTTCTTCCCTATGCTCTTCTACACTTCGTCGTACATTGGCGAGATTTATGCCGAACCATATCTCGAGGCCAACCCGAACATGACCCCTGAGGAACTCGACAGGCTCTATGAAGACGCCACTCGGGAGGGAACCTTTGCGTTGCTCATCTTTGCGATCACTAGTCTGGCAACGAATGTgttcctccccttcttcattGCACCAACATACACAACTCAACCTGGCAGTGCTGTTGTCTCCCCTGACGAGGGCGGCCCCAGCTCGCTCAAGGATTATGACGAGGAAAAGTCCTGGTTGGACTACCTCGTCATCCCCGGATTCACGCTTCGCCGCGCCTGGATGCTTGCCCAGATTCTCTTCACCTGCAGCATGCTTTGCACTGTTTTCGTGCGGACCGTCACAGCAGCCACAGTACTCATTGGCCTCGTCGGTATCACCTGGGCTCTTACTCTCTGGGCACCATGGGCTATCATCAGCGCCGAGATTTCCCGCCGCGACGAAGAGCGTCGCCAACAACGAGCGCAGAGGATGCTCTCACCCACCCGCGGAATGGACGGCTACAACTCCGATGAGGCCCGCGAGCTCGAATCAGGGGAAGacgccgaagccgccgacCAGGCCGGTGTCATCTTGGGGATCCACAACATGGCCATTGCTGCCCCTCAGATCATCGCCACCTTGCTCAGCAGTGTGATCTTCCAAATTTTCCAAAAGCCCCGCGGCGAGCCGGGAGACCACAGTATCGCGATTGTGCTGGCATTGGGTGGCATCACGGTGCtgatctcggccttcttcatccaccGCATCAGGGATGATCCGGATGTCCCCGCGGATATCATGAGCGCTGTCGAAGACGGCGACGCCCCTTCGCGGCCGGGCACAGCGCGCAGTAGGACGCGGAGCCATGAGCAGCTTCCCAGGGCGAGCTTGGAGAGAGCGACGCTGGTGAGGAATAAGAGCTTTGGTGGGATGGAGTATTAG
- the NHX1 gene encoding monovalent cation:H+ antiporter, CPA1 (nhx1) (EggNog:ENOG503NVXC; COG:P) produces MLSEVVASSLVELAKREEEDPAGSDPPHQEKYSSWAIFILLSLLIVSFCTSYTLQQRKITAIHETVVSIFGGMTIGLILRVSGFDSVRDLVNFNYQYFFNLLLPPIILSSGYELHQANFFRNIGTILSFAFAGTLISAVVIGVLLFFYTAISPEGLDVSWTDAIAVGATLSATDPVTILAIFNSYKVDPKLYTIIFGESILNDAVAIVIFEASQAKHSSGSGGIGIFSILHGIWYFLKEFFGSLAIGCIVGVMTALALKYTYVRRYPAIESCLVVLIAYASYFFSQAIEMSGIVSLLFCGITLKHYAYFNMSRRTQLTTKYLFQVLAHLSENFIFIYLGLALFTEKNLVFQPLLIIVTVVSVCAARWLAVFPLSRAINWFRRYRAARRGGEADELPYSYQAMLFWAGLRGAVGVALSARFTAKETQALQATVLVVVVLTVIIFGGTTARMLEILGIRTGVTEDADSDDEFDIEAIGGGLYKRPDNSGIGYNPRSRSRGSAVALDNVGGNNSNGAGWTSGNRRKPSHGRKGHNSKDSNDFERSELLGVNNGGSSNTDSEFGSDIDISDLPPPAPRRRSSPMPGGDIPPASTAATTLGSGQNSESGNHSTPLTASAAIRQLFRTDDPSALFRQLDEDYIKPTLLLDGSHGRGGSGGGGSH; encoded by the exons ATGCTGTCAGAAGTTGTCGCGAGCTCCCTCGTGGAACTTGCCA AacgagaggaagaagacccCGCCG GCTCCGACCCGCCCCACCAGGAGAAATACTCATCATGGGCCATATTTATTCTGCTGTCGCTACTCATTGTGTCGTTCTGCACGAGCTACACTCTACAACAGAGAAAGATCACAGCTATTCATGAAACTGTCGTATCCATCTTCGGCG GCATGACCATCGGTCTCATCCTCCGCGTATCTGGCTTCGATTCCGTCCGAGACTTGGTCAACTTTAACTACCAATACTTCTTCAACCTGCTCCTTCCCCCGATTATTCTCTCGTCCGGTTACGAACTCCACCAAGCCAACTTTTTTCGAAATATAGGAACAATCTTGAGTTTTGCTTTTGCGGGAACACTCATCTCGGCCGTTGTGATTGGcgtcttgctcttcttttACACTGCAATCTCTCCCGAGGGGCTGGATGTGTCGTGGACCGATGCCATCGCCGTCGGCGCAACGCTTTCTGCCACAGATCCGGTCACTATTTTGGCAATCTTCAACTCGTACAAGGTTGACCCGAAGCTGtacaccatcatcttcggCGAGTCTATTCTGAACGATGCCGTGGCCATTGTTATTTTCGAGGCTTCCCAGGCTAAGCATTCTTCCGGGTCAGGGGGTATTGGCATCTTCAGCATCCTGCATGGAATCTGGTACTTCTTGAAAGAGTTCTTTGGCAGTTTGGCGATTGGCTGCATTGTGGGCGTAATGACTGCTCTCGCCTTGAAGTACACCTATGTCAGACGGTATCCAGCCATCGAGAGTTGCTTGGTTGTGCTCATTGCTTATGCCAGCTACTTTTTCTCTCAAGCTATTGAGATGTCTG GAATTGTATCGCTTCTCTTCTGCGGCATCACGCTCAAGCACTACGCTTACTTCAACATGTCCCGCCGAACGCAGCTGACGACCAAGTACCTGTTCCAAGTTCTCGCTCACCTGTCTGAAAACTTCATCTTTATCTACCTAGGCCTGGCCCTCTTCACGGAGAAGAACCTCGTCTTTCAGCCCCTGTTGATCATTGTCACGGTTGTTTCCGTCTGTGCGGCAAGATGGCTCGCTGTCTTCCCGCTTTCTCGAGCGATCAACTGGTTCCGCCGATATAGAGCCGCCCGACGTGGTGGCGAAGCCGATGAGTTGCCCTACAGCTACCAAGCCATGCTCTTCTGGGCCGGTCTTCGTGGAGCCGTCGGCGTCGCTCTCTCAGCCCGCTTTACCGCGAAGGAAACCCAAGCTCTGCAAGCGACCGTCCTTGTTGTAGTGGTGCTGACCGTCATCATCTTTGGCGGCACTACAGCCCGCATGCTCGAGATATTAGGAATCCGCACTGGGGTAACAGAGGATGCGGATTCCGATGACGAGTTTGATATCGAGGCTATTGGAGGCGGACTTTACAAACGACCGGACAATAGTGGGATAGGATACAATCCCAGAAGTCGGAGCCGCGGGTCGGCCGTTGCATTGGATAACGTTGGCGGTAATAACAGCAACGGTGCGGGCTGGACATCAGGAAACAGGAGGAAACCCAGCCATGGGAGAAAGGGACACAACTCCAAGGACAGCAACGACTTTGAGAGGTCAGAGTTGTTGGGTGTCAACAATGGGGGGAGCAGTAACACTGACTCTGAGTTTGGGAGCGACATTGACATCTCAGACttgccaccaccggcgccgaggaggaggtcgagccCTATGCCAGGAGGGGATATCCCACCAGCTTCGACTGCGGCCACAACCCTTGGCTCTGGCCAGAACAGCGAGAGTGGGAATCATTCCACGCCACTAACAGCGTCTGCTGCGATTAGACAACTGTTCAGAACAGACGACCCATCTGCCCTGTTTAGACAGTTGGACGAAGACTACATCAAGCCAACGCTGTTGCTAGATGGGAGTCATGGTAGAGgaggcagtggtggtggaggctcGCATTAg